A genomic segment from Castor canadensis chromosome 1, mCasCan1.hap1v2, whole genome shotgun sequence encodes:
- the Coq3 gene encoding ubiquinone biosynthesis O-methyltransferase, mitochondrial — MWGGRKLSSSGSRVLGMLGSGFRSTQAAGRLLASWAVYSENQLSWTLQIKPRLFSEYRAMWFESYRMIFPCLTRIKSYRSPWKKLYSTSQTTVDSKEVKTFLALAHKWWDEYGAYAPLHSMNDLRIPFIRDNLLKTVANHQPGKPLSAMKILDVGCGGGLLTEPLGRLGASVMGIDPVDENIKIARHHKSFDPVLDKRIEYRVCSVEEIVEETAETFDAVIASEVVEHVIELETFIQCCCQVLKPGGSLFITTINKTQLSYALAIVFSEQIAGFVPKGTHMWEKFVSPEKLESILESNGLSVLTVAGMLYNPFSGYWHWSENNSLNYAAHAVRCMVQEHPGPAEFVLMGETELHGNASTSAGVREELKK; from the exons tttactcaGAGAATCAGCTCAGTTGGACTCTACAAATTAAACCAAGGCTTTTCAGTGAATATAGAGCCATGTGGTTCGAATCCTATAGGATGATCTTTCCCTGTTTGACTAGAATAAAAAGTTACAG GTCTCCTTGGAAAAAATTATATAGTACTTCACAAACCACAGTCGACAGCAAGGAGGTAAAAACCTTCCTGGCCTTGGCTCACAAGTGGTGGGATGAGTATGGAGCTTATGCACCTCTTCATTCTATGAATGACCTAAGGATACCATTTATCAG agacaATCTTTTGAAAACAGTTGCTAATCACCAGCCAGGAAAGCCTTTGTCAGCGATGAAGATTCTTGATGTTGGCTGTGGTGGTGGATTATTAACTGAA CCTCTAGGGCGACTAGGGGCTTCAGTTATGGGAATCGATCCTGTggatgaaaacattaaaatagcACGGCATCATAAATCATTTGATCCAGTCCTAGATAAGAGGATAGAGTACAGAGTCTGTTCTGTGGAAGAGATTGTGGAAGAGACTGCAGAAACTTTTGATGCTGTGATAGCTTCTGAAGTTGTAGAACATGTGATTGAACTAGAAACATTTATACAGTGCTGCTGTCAAGTGTTAAAA cCTGGTGGTTCTTTATTCATTACTACAATCAACAAAACACAACTGTCCTATGCCTTGGCAATTGTTTTTTCAGAGCAAATTGCAGGTTTTGTGCCAAAAGGTACTCATATGTGGGAGAAGTTTGTTTCACCTGAGAAGCTAGAGAGCATTCTGGAATCAA ATGGTCTGTCAGTTTTAACTGTGGCAGGAATGCTCTATAACCCCTTCTCAGGTTATTGGCATTGGAGTGAAAATAACAGCCTTAACTACGCAGCCCATGCTGTGAGATGCATGGTACAGGAACACCCAGGGCCTGCTGAGTTTGTTTTAATGGGTGAAACAGAACTCCATGGTAATGCTTCCACCAGTGCAGGTGTGCGTGAAGAGctgaagaaatga